A genome region from Pangasianodon hypophthalmus isolate fPanHyp1 chromosome 11, fPanHyp1.pri, whole genome shotgun sequence includes the following:
- the nkpd1 gene encoding NTPase KAP family P-loop domain-containing protein 1, giving the protein MERERYTDNVYAYALYKTLAKVDSPLTVGLYSSCTSRIKMILTSIEGHMNDEAKRKEQNRSRFSIGNLISLIFRLLFYRPVWTEKKERKKCNRYVFVRFSAWHFAGSDMLWAGLVMQLCQALQDNFGKLQLSLFRIAQYDEEKYGMEKKIENSSKDWRSKKVCCCPLWVCVLMTLMVCLFILVPIIIFSFPEVKPQGDGENNKEYGVLEGFIIAMLGVPAVGAARFIFMLTKNLIFSQDVNVRNALDNKKVSEQLGLMHEVRKEMRLLSCFIHFMEIFERQKIKVVLEITNLDRCTPAKIVGVLDAINILLSDEESPFISLLAIDPEVLTQKIDQAKDCFSKKDRAYGFLDRIITLPFTVPPLCEVSKRNVFKKILLDQSERPSDTRRDEVESLCSIKTYVSLEDVPLNESNLNDEGQDTSLGASKTTSYIFNEKKVEDLIQEAFESIYLRDKSRLYTFISENTVSMRRVTNSIRVSMMVINGHNVEVSPPERVAAWVVLVDRWPCRLSWILQCMEDEHQNLQTHQTMVVCDHSRTLWDVFDENRIELHIIREEVEKFLERDDDPELFERFLKKDYKFTVPEAYQLKEYTVNLDYSIKNELARIRQISTLRTIGKYTFNSLSPNAVLKMSVEDVCNELSRLKLPETYAEIVKQNDINGQTLVLSDPADLRQVMQMTLGEWTAFRIHFLGVMSCYHPSKAMSAPAISNPNAICPSSMSSRSHMHHI; this is encoded by the exons ATGGAAAGAG AGCGATACACAGATAATGTATATGCATATGCATTATACAAAACTCTTGCAAAAGTTGATTCTCCATTGACTGTAGGCTTATACTCATCATGTACCAGCAGGATTAAAATGATTCTTACAAGCATTGAAG GTCACATGAATGATGAGgcaaagagaaaagagcagaacaGAAGCAGGTTCTCTATTGGGAACCTGATTTCACTAATATTTCGTCTCCTTTTCTATCGACCCGtgtggacagaaaaaaaagagagaaagaaatgcaaTCGCTATGTGTTTGTAAGGTTTAGTGCTTGGCACTTTGCAGGCAGTGACATGCTCTGGGCTGGCTTGGTGATGCAGTTGTGCCAAGCTCTTCAGGACAATTTTGGCAAGCTTCAGCTCAGCCTCTTCCGAATAGCTCAGTATGACGAAGAAAAGTATGGTATggaaaaaaagattgaaaacAGCTCCAAAGACTGGAGGTCAAAGAAGGTCTGCTGCTGCCCACTGTGGGTCTGTGTCCTGATGACATTGATGGTTTGCCTCTTTATTTTGGTACcaatcattattttttcatttcctgaagTAAAGCCTCAAGGAGATGGAGAGAACAACAAAGAGTATGGAGTGTTGGAGGGGTTTATCATTGCAATGTTAGGAGTCCCTGCAGTTGGAGCTGCGAGATTTATTTTCATGCTGACGAAGAACCTAATCTTTAGTCAGGATGTTAATGTCAGAAATGCCTTGGACAACAAGAAGGTCAGTGAGCAGTTAGGCTTAATGCATGAAGTTCGGAAGGAGATGAGGCTATTGTCATGCTTTATTCACTTCATGGAGATTTTTGAGAGGCAAAAGATAAAAGTGGTGCTGGAAATCACCAATTTGGACCGCTGCACACCAGCAAAAATTGTTGGGGTCTTGGATGCCATCAACATACTTCTTTCTGATGAGGAAAGCCCCTTCATTTCTCTACTTGCAATTGACCCAGAGGTTCTTACCCAAAAAATAGATCAGGCAAAGGATTGCTTTAGTAAAAAGGACAGAGCTTATGGCTTCCTGGACCGCATAATCACACTGCCCTTCACAGTGCCACCTTTATGCGAGGTATCAAAGCGCAATGTcttcaaaaaaatattattggaTCAGTCTGAAAGGCCTTCTGACACCCGAAGAGATGAGGTTGAGAGTTTATGTAGCATAAAGACCTATGTTTCTTTAGAAGATGTCCCTTTGAATGAGAGCAATCTGAATGATGAGGGCCAAGACACTTCCCTGGGAGCAAGCAAGACCACATCCTATATatttaatgagaaaaaagtggaagatttAATTCAAGAAGCATTCGAAAGCATATACTTACGTGACAAAAGTAGGCTATACACTTTTATCTCTGAAAATACTGTGTCTATGAGGAGGGTCACCAATTCTATCAGGGTGTCCATGATGGTCATTAATGGTCATAATGTTGAGGTTTCCCCACCTGAAAGAGTTGCTGCTTGGGTTGTGCTGGTAGACCGCTGGCCTTGTAGACTAAGTTGGATACTTCAATGTATGGAAGATGAACATCAGAATCTGCAGACTCATCAAACCATGGTTGTCTGTGATCATAGCAGGACTCTATGGGATGTGTTCGATGAGAATAGGATAGAGCTCCACATAATTAGGGAGGAGGTGGAGAAGTTCCTGGAAAGAGATGATGATCCTGAGCTGTTTGAAAGATTTCTCAAAAAGGACTACAAATTCACAGTCCCTGAGGCATATCAACTTAAAGAATATACAGTTAACCTGGACTATTCTATCAAGAATGAGTTGGCAAGGATCAGACAAATCAGCACTTTGAGAACAATAGGAAAATATACGTTCAACAGTTTGTCTCCAAACGCTGTCCTCAAAATGTCTGTGGAAGATGTTTGCAATGAA CTATCCAGGCTGAAGCTCCCTGAAACATATGCTGAGATTGTAAAGCAAAATGATATAAATGGACAGACACTGGTTCTTAGTGACCCAGCTGATCTGAGACAGGTAATGCAAATGACTCTTGGTGAATGGACAGCTTTTAGGATTCACTTTCTTGGAGTCATGTCATGTTATCATCCGAGTAAAGCTATGTCAGCACCAGCTATCTCAAATCCTAATGCGATTTGCCCATCTAGTATGTCTAGTAGGAGCCATATGcatcatatttaa